The following coding sequences lie in one Pirellulales bacterium genomic window:
- a CDS encoding ATPase, T2SS/T4P/T4SS family, with the protein MSVANEVPQRLGNLLLDKGYLSLDALEQALSKQLQSGGENKLLGEILVELNICSEDQIVECLAAEYGVPYAKLEARLFDPKVVDLLARDYIEANLTLPLFLVRDTLTVAVAEPSNLFLIEELRKLTKRQIQIVAATPRDIRRMLTSLPNSKVFVIDDIIEDSDAANVTLIEEAIEDIGDVAEIAGQSPVIRLVNFIVYTAVKEGASDIHIEPAERCLRVRNRIDGRLHKSLEVPAHLAGAVTSRIKIMAAMDISERRLPQDGRVHVMLEGRKIDLRVSTCPSNRGEKTVIRVLDTRSVSLNLEDLGFAEDLLTGFQQTIRAPNGIILVTGPTGSGKSTTLYAALNAISSMDNNVCTVEDPIEFHLPLINQFQVQEKVGLTFSKVLRTLLRQDPDIIMVGEVRDEETARTAIQAALTGHLVFSTLHTNDACSAVTRLVNMGVEPYLISAALNAVLAQRLVRRTCAKCRQPYDPPRTVRKTLERMGYDIPEFFRGVGCRNCRNTGFSGRVGVHELLVLSDEIRDAVTSRAPLQSIRELAVKQGMITLRHDGFRKVRAGLSTVEEIFQVAGDYRETRQETP; encoded by the coding sequence ATGTCCGTCGCCAACGAAGTGCCTCAACGACTGGGCAATCTGCTGCTCGACAAGGGCTATCTGTCGCTCGATGCGCTCGAGCAGGCGCTTAGCAAGCAGCTCCAATCCGGCGGAGAAAATAAGCTGCTCGGCGAAATTCTCGTCGAATTGAATATCTGCAGCGAAGACCAGATCGTCGAATGCCTGGCGGCCGAATACGGCGTCCCTTATGCCAAGCTGGAAGCGCGACTGTTCGATCCGAAAGTGGTCGATCTGCTGGCCCGCGACTATATCGAAGCCAACCTGACGTTGCCGCTGTTCTTGGTTCGCGACACGCTGACCGTCGCGGTCGCCGAACCGTCGAATCTATTCCTGATCGAAGAACTGCGAAAGCTCACGAAGCGGCAAATCCAGATCGTCGCCGCGACGCCACGCGACATCCGCCGGATGCTCACGTCCCTGCCGAACTCGAAAGTGTTCGTCATCGACGACATCATCGAAGATTCCGACGCCGCAAACGTCACGCTGATCGAAGAAGCGATCGAGGACATCGGCGATGTTGCCGAAATCGCCGGGCAATCGCCGGTTATCCGGCTCGTAAATTTCATCGTCTACACCGCCGTCAAGGAAGGGGCCAGCGACATCCACATCGAGCCGGCCGAACGCTGTCTCCGCGTGCGCAACCGGATCGACGGGCGATTGCACAAATCACTCGAGGTGCCGGCCCATCTGGCCGGAGCGGTCACCAGCCGTATCAAAATCATGGCGGCCATGGATATCAGCGAACGGCGATTGCCACAGGACGGCCGCGTGCATGTGATGCTCGAAGGGCGCAAGATCGATTTGCGCGTCAGCACCTGTCCGAGCAACCGCGGCGAGAAGACCGTGATCCGGGTGCTCGATACGCGGAGCGTGTCGCTGAATCTCGAAGATCTCGGCTTTGCCGAAGACCTTCTCACCGGATTTCAGCAAACGATTCGAGCGCCCAACGGAATCATTCTCGTCACCGGCCCGACCGGAAGCGGCAAATCGACGACGCTCTATGCCGCCCTGAATGCGATCAGCTCGATGGACAACAACGTCTGCACCGTCGAAGATCCGATTGAATTCCACCTGCCGCTCATCAATCAGTTTCAGGTGCAAGAAAAGGTGGGCCTGACGTTTTCAAAAGTGCTCCGCACCCTGCTGCGGCAGGACCCCGACATCATCATGGTCGGCGAGGTGCGCGACGAAGAAACCGCCCGGACGGCCATCCAGGCCGCACTCACGGGCCACTTGGTCTTCAGCACGCTGCATACCAACGACGCTTGCTCGGCCGTCACTCGGCTGGTGAACATGGGTGTCGAGCCGTATTTGATTTCGGCGGCACTGAACGCCGTGTTGGCGCAGCGGCTGGTACGTCGCACTTGCGCCAAATGCCGGCAACCCTACGATCCGCCCCGGACCGTGCGAAAAACACTCGAGCGCATGGGCTACGACATTCCAGAATTCTTTCGCGGGGTCGGTTGCCGCAATTGTCGCAACACCGGCTTTAGCGGCCGCGTCGGCGTGCACGAATTGCTGGTTTTGAGCGATGAAATTCGCGATGCGGTCACCTCGCGAGCCCCGTTGCAATCGATTCGCGAATTGGCCGTCAAACAAGGCATGATCACGCTCCGGCACGATGGATTTCGCAAGGTGCGGGCCGGGCTGTCCACGGTCGAGGAGATTTTCCAGGTCGCCGGAGATTATCGAGAAACACGCCAGGAAACACCGTAA
- a CDS encoding STAS domain-containing protein, whose product MNLPTEIFGNVAVVHTPEELGSEQIGPFHAFLAGLSQVAVVLDLDGSELLDSAGLTALVDLQERLRIAQGDLKIATANPINRKILELTRLDQQLEVFESVVDAVKSFR is encoded by the coding sequence ATGAACCTTCCCACGGAAATCTTCGGCAACGTCGCGGTCGTTCATACACCGGAAGAATTGGGCAGCGAACAGATCGGGCCATTCCACGCGTTTCTCGCCGGCTTGTCGCAAGTGGCGGTTGTGCTCGATCTCGACGGCAGCGAACTGCTCGATAGCGCGGGCCTGACCGCCCTGGTCGATCTGCAAGAGCGACTGCGGATCGCCCAAGGCGATTTGAAAATCGCCACGGCAAACCCGATCAACCGAAAGATCCTGGAACTAACTCGCCTCGACCAACAACTCGAAGTGTTCGAAAGCGTCGTCGACGCCGTAAAGAGCTTCCGCTGA
- a CDS encoding response regulator — MPHSILLCDDDIAILRAAEFKLSRAGYDVRCAHDGLEGWQELERRCPNLLITDFQMPRLDGFGLCRKVRGNPPTAHLPILMLTAKGFELLLAQAVADCGVIAVIAKPFSPRELLQTVQRVLGDEGTYGALPAIAAMPVEKLQPIRPPR; from the coding sequence ATGCCTCACTCGATTTTGCTTTGCGACGACGATATCGCAATCCTGCGGGCGGCCGAGTTCAAATTGAGCCGGGCCGGCTACGACGTGCGCTGCGCCCACGACGGCTTGGAAGGCTGGCAAGAGCTCGAGCGCCGCTGTCCCAATCTGCTTATTACCGACTTTCAGATGCCGCGCTTGGACGGTTTTGGATTGTGCCGCAAGGTGCGCGGCAATCCGCCGACCGCGCATCTGCCGATTCTGATGCTCACCGCCAAGGGATTCGAACTGCTTTTGGCTCAGGCCGTTGCCGATTGTGGCGTGATCGCGGTGATCGCCAAACCCTTTAGCCCGCGCGAACTGCTGCAAACCGTGCAGCGGGTGTTGGGAGATGAAGGGACGTATGGCGCGCTGCCGGCGATCGCCGCGATGCCCGTCGAGAAACTCCAACCGATCAGGCCGCCGCGATGA
- a CDS encoding ATP-binding protein, which translates to MKDSKAHTLLIAAATCALVWLADWSAGLFVSLDAARGPHYLALGFLFLLAAGAIMLWTRLLAARQQQAQRFFEMLLRADAEQLNRMASGKDPLPVLPGNPWFATAHDFCERFAQNCSKLEHAEESRAALEVRLRRGAGRQEQIESILAGLAEPVLAVNGFDELVLVNPVARSLFEIDEKADIGQPVGQVLHCAKLVELLVETRRRKAANRRSEIELIDDAGNSKWFTAACSSFAPCEGDSPGKAPNGNGKAAGAFAVLRDASELKAGQMRYAEFVSAVSHEMKSPLAGIKAYVELLADGEADDAKTREEFLNVIGAQADRLQRLIDNLLNIARIEAGMMSVSKNAISLNELLSATLDIVRPSAAAKRIELCAEFTPMYLGVLADRDLMMQVAINLLSNAIKYTPEGGRVTLRSRAADDEAQFDVDDTGVGLDEEDKLKVFERFYRVHKDRHMASGTGLGLPLAKHIVEDVHGGRLTVESSPGKGSVFTVSLPTAAQLVS; encoded by the coding sequence ATGAAAGACAGCAAAGCCCATACTCTGTTGATCGCCGCCGCGACGTGCGCGCTCGTATGGCTTGCCGATTGGAGCGCGGGGCTATTCGTGAGTCTCGACGCCGCGCGGGGGCCGCATTATCTGGCCCTGGGTTTTCTGTTTCTGCTCGCCGCCGGCGCGATCATGCTCTGGACGCGGCTCCTCGCGGCGCGGCAGCAGCAGGCCCAGCGCTTTTTCGAAATGCTATTGCGCGCCGACGCCGAGCAACTGAACCGCATGGCCAGCGGAAAAGATCCACTTCCCGTCCTGCCCGGCAATCCTTGGTTCGCAACGGCTCACGATTTCTGCGAGCGGTTCGCGCAAAACTGCTCGAAGCTGGAGCACGCCGAGGAATCCCGGGCGGCGCTGGAAGTTCGCTTGCGGCGCGGCGCAGGCCGCCAGGAGCAGATCGAATCCATCCTGGCAGGCCTGGCCGAACCGGTTTTGGCGGTCAACGGCTTCGACGAACTGGTCCTGGTGAACCCAGTAGCTCGATCGTTGTTCGAAATCGATGAAAAGGCTGACATCGGTCAACCGGTCGGGCAAGTGCTGCACTGCGCAAAACTGGTCGAATTACTCGTCGAAACAAGGCGTCGCAAAGCTGCCAATCGGCGCAGCGAAATCGAATTGATCGACGACGCCGGAAATTCCAAATGGTTTACCGCCGCCTGCTCGAGCTTCGCGCCCTGCGAAGGCGATTCCCCGGGCAAAGCTCCGAACGGCAACGGCAAAGCCGCGGGAGCCTTCGCCGTATTGCGCGATGCAAGCGAATTGAAAGCCGGACAGATGCGCTATGCCGAATTCGTCTCCGCGGTGAGCCACGAGATGAAATCTCCACTGGCGGGTATCAAGGCATACGTCGAACTGCTTGCCGACGGCGAGGCCGACGATGCGAAAACACGCGAAGAATTCTTGAACGTCATCGGCGCCCAAGCCGATCGGCTGCAACGCTTGATCGACAACCTGCTGAATATCGCCCGCATCGAGGCCGGCATGATGAGCGTTTCCAAGAATGCGATTTCGCTGAACGAATTGCTGTCGGCCACGCTCGACATCGTTCGCCCATCTGCGGCCGCGAAGCGAATCGAGCTCTGCGCTGAATTCACGCCGATGTATTTGGGCGTGCTCGCGGATCGCGATTTGATGATGCAGGTGGCGATCAATTTGCTCTCGAACGCCATCAAGTACACGCCCGAAGGCGGACGCGTGACGCTTCGCAGCCGCGCGGCCGACGACGAGGCGCAATTCGACGTCGACGACACCGGCGTCGGCCTCGACGAAGAGGACAAACTGAAGGTGTTCGAGCGGTTCTACCGTGTGCATAAGGACCGGCACATGGCAAGCGGAACCGGACTCGGTTTGCCGCTGGCAAAGCACATTGTCGAAGACGTGCACGGCGGCCGGCTCACCGTCGAGAGTTCGCCCGGCAAGGGAAGCGTGTTTACCGTGTCGCTGCCTACGGCGGCACAGTTGGTTTCATGA
- a CDS encoding tetratricopeptide repeat protein, with amino-acid sequence MHETKPASLAYDRPAAGSTLDSGDPAAPADKSVIEAADGPIEPAGGTASDLSPNKPAAKAANQKSPTAGVSDTREQRLREVAADFDRRRDEAQYQAALNRWREDDAAGCREALQQLLNRSPNHCPARLLLADVELSAGSAKTAMEQARQVLVLEPENAEAHHVMGLALDALGETGPAIAQYEQATRLDSKNDQYAACYHAALDASIPPGADANRQPDAIPSDAMPADPAPAEMAPPLPASAGTGSPGNAPPSSLSLATIRPEDFESTDRTASRFAANRTGNANPADETDAADRVVQASATAPQASDSDDSPEVKRAVSHATEALRENHPQNAIEVAKATLAGHPKAASLYRVLGAAEYRAGDFPAAQVAIAQALSLDKSDALAYFLMGSTLARLGQAEAAKRQFAEAARLDPRFAEIRD; translated from the coding sequence GTGCACGAAACAAAGCCGGCAAGTCTTGCCTACGATCGGCCGGCGGCCGGCTCCACGCTGGACTCCGGCGACCCGGCGGCGCCGGCCGATAAATCGGTGATCGAGGCCGCCGATGGCCCGATCGAACCTGCCGGCGGTACGGCTTCAGACCTTTCACCGAATAAGCCGGCCGCCAAAGCAGCGAATCAAAAGAGCCCGACGGCCGGCGTTAGCGACACGCGAGAACAACGATTGCGCGAGGTTGCCGCCGATTTCGATCGACGGCGCGATGAAGCCCAGTATCAGGCGGCGCTCAATCGCTGGCGCGAGGATGATGCGGCCGGTTGCCGGGAAGCGCTCCAGCAGTTGCTCAACCGGTCTCCGAATCACTGCCCGGCAAGATTGCTGCTCGCCGACGTGGAGCTTTCGGCGGGAAGCGCGAAGACGGCGATGGAGCAGGCCCGGCAAGTGTTGGTGCTCGAGCCCGAGAATGCCGAGGCCCATCATGTGATGGGTTTGGCGCTCGACGCTCTCGGCGAAACGGGGCCGGCGATCGCGCAATACGAGCAAGCAACACGCCTGGATAGCAAAAACGACCAATACGCGGCCTGCTACCATGCGGCGCTCGATGCCTCGATTCCGCCGGGGGCCGATGCAAATCGGCAACCCGACGCGATCCCATCGGATGCAATGCCGGCTGATCCAGCTCCGGCCGAAATGGCCCCGCCATTGCCGGCTTCCGCCGGAACCGGGTCGCCGGGCAATGCCCCGCCGAGTTCGCTCTCCTTGGCGACCATCCGGCCTGAAGATTTCGAATCTACCGATCGAACCGCTTCGCGCTTCGCGGCCAATCGAACCGGCAATGCCAATCCTGCCGACGAAACCGACGCGGCGGATCGTGTCGTGCAAGCTTCGGCTACCGCGCCGCAGGCATCCGATTCTGACGATTCTCCGGAAGTGAAGCGGGCGGTTTCGCATGCGACGGAAGCGCTGCGCGAAAACCATCCGCAAAATGCAATCGAGGTTGCCAAAGCCACGCTCGCAGGGCACCCAAAAGCCGCTTCTCTCTATCGGGTGCTTGGGGCGGCCGAATATCGGGCCGGCGATTTTCCAGCGGCACAAGTAGCGATCGCACAAGCACTTTCGTTGGACAAGTCCGATGCCTTGGCCTATTTTTTGATGGGCTCAACGCTGGCTCGGCTCGGACAGGCCGAGGCCGCCAAAAGGCAATTTGCCGAGGCGGCCCGACTCGATCCACGATTCGCCGAAATCCGCGACTGA
- the pilO gene encoding type 4a pilus biogenesis protein PilO: MADSPLKRGSWLVTLALAGGGLLYLFCAFMPNARSIHTLREEISSRQRFGAETPVLTAGVLMLKKQLDRTKAYVAENRRRLPSAAELPELGSRITREADLARTRTLRFEPQSPKDLAGLRMVPVAFDAQGSYGEIGKMLAGLESLPERIWVEEVKIEASRESAKDEQCVLKLTVFALNSENSD, encoded by the coding sequence ATGGCGGATTCGCCCCTCAAACGTGGAAGTTGGTTAGTCACCCTGGCCCTTGCCGGCGGCGGCTTGCTGTATCTGTTTTGCGCGTTCATGCCAAACGCGCGGTCAATCCATACGCTTCGCGAAGAAATCTCTTCGCGGCAACGATTCGGCGCCGAAACGCCCGTCCTCACGGCAGGCGTTCTTATGTTGAAAAAGCAACTGGACCGCACCAAGGCCTACGTTGCCGAGAATCGCCGGCGATTGCCTTCGGCCGCCGAATTGCCCGAACTCGGAAGCAGGATTACTCGAGAAGCCGACTTGGCCCGTACCCGCACATTACGATTCGAGCCGCAATCGCCCAAGGATCTGGCCGGGCTGCGGATGGTTCCGGTGGCGTTCGACGCGCAGGGCAGCTATGGCGAAATCGGGAAAATGCTAGCAGGTCTGGAATCACTGCCCGAGAGAATTTGGGTGGAAGAAGTGAAAATCGAGGCGTCGCGCGAATCTGCCAAGGATGAGCAGTGTGTCCTCAAATTAACCGTCTTTGCGTTAAATTCCGAGAATTCCGATTAG